A genomic stretch from Streptomyces venezuelae ATCC 10712 includes:
- a CDS encoding RNA polymerase sigma factor SigF: protein MRRGDATAGFPEQQARPYEVATEQADQMSEHEQHHEVPETPGVSEAPRGPASAVSSPGAGEADGAGGAVAEAAKPADEAGADEVPDEPPAVPDPHDRSGARALFVTLRELPEGSPEKAELRNQLVRMHLPLVEHLARRFRNRGEPLDDLTQVATIGLIKSVDRFDPERGVEFSTYATPTVVGEIKRHFRDKGWAVRVPRRLQELRLSLTTATAELSQQHGRSPTVHELAERLGISEEEVLEGLESANAYSTLSLDVPDTDDESPAVADTLGAEDEALEGVEYRESLKPLLEDLPPREKRILLLRFFGNMTQSQIAQEVGISQMHVSRLLARTLASLREKLLVEE from the coding sequence GTGAGGCGCGGGGACGCGACGGCCGGCTTCCCTGAGCAGCAGGCACGGCCGTATGAGGTCGCTACGGAGCAGGCGGACCAGATGAGCGAGCACGAGCAGCACCACGAGGTTCCCGAGACACCAGGTGTCTCCGAGGCCCCCCGGGGCCCCGCGAGTGCGGTCTCCTCCCCCGGGGCGGGCGAGGCGGACGGTGCGGGCGGTGCGGTCGCGGAGGCGGCGAAGCCCGCCGACGAGGCCGGGGCCGACGAGGTCCCGGACGAGCCCCCCGCCGTCCCGGACCCGCACGACCGGAGCGGCGCCCGCGCCCTCTTCGTCACGCTGCGCGAGCTGCCCGAGGGCTCCCCGGAGAAGGCGGAGCTCCGCAACCAGCTGGTGCGGATGCACCTGCCGCTGGTCGAGCACCTGGCCCGGCGCTTCCGCAACCGCGGCGAGCCGCTGGACGACCTGACCCAGGTGGCGACGATCGGGCTGATCAAGTCCGTGGACCGGTTCGACCCGGAGCGCGGCGTCGAGTTCTCGACGTACGCGACCCCCACGGTCGTCGGGGAGATCAAGCGCCACTTCCGTGACAAGGGCTGGGCGGTGCGGGTGCCGCGCCGGCTCCAGGAGCTGCGGCTCTCGCTGACCACGGCGACGGCCGAGCTCTCCCAGCAGCACGGCCGCTCGCCGACGGTGCACGAGCTGGCGGAGCGGCTCGGGATCTCGGAGGAGGAGGTCCTGGAGGGTCTGGAGTCGGCGAACGCCTACTCGACGCTCTCGCTGGACGTCCCCGACACGGACGACGAGTCGCCGGCGGTGGCGGACACGCTCGGCGCGGAGGACGAGGCCCTGGAAGGGGTCGAGTACCGCGAGTCGCTCAAGCCGCTGCTGGAGGACCTGCCGCCCCGGGAGAAGCGGATCCTGCTGCTTCGCTTCTTCGGGAACATGACCCAGTCGCAGATCGCGCAGGAGGTCGGCATCTCGCAGATGCACGTGTCCCGGCTGCTGGCGCGGACCCTGGCGTCGCTTCGGGAGAAGCTTCTGGTCGAGGAGTAG
- a CDS encoding family 2B encapsulin nanocompartment shell protein, with amino-acid sequence MSVGSVGDEVRAEQQAPQQSLGTAAARNLATTTKSAPQMQEITSRWLLRALPWVQVQGGTYRVNRRLSYSVGDGRVTFVQTGERVAVIPAELGELPVLRGYEDEEALTELAARCRQREYAAGEVIAVAGEPTDRVHLLAHGRIEQIGEGPYGDEAVLGVLADGAYFGDVALVDPDATWEWSARAATACTVLELTRDDVRNLAERAGSLAAHLATVAALPHQRTNRYGEAEIDLSAGHVGEAVVPHTYVDYDASPREYELSVAQTVLKVHSRVADLYNQPMNQTEQQLRLTVEALRERQEHELVNNKEFGLLTNCDYAQRLQPHDGAPSPDDMDELLSRRRGSKLFLAHPRAIAAFGRELNKRGLVPETIDINGNRIPTWRGVPIYPCNKIPVSEARTTSIICMRTGEADQGVIGLHQTGIPDEIEPSLSVRFMGIDEQAIISYLVTAYYSAAILVPDALGVLENVEVSRWR; translated from the coding sequence ATGTCCGTTGGTTCGGTTGGCGACGAGGTCCGCGCGGAGCAGCAGGCCCCGCAGCAGAGTCTCGGCACCGCCGCCGCGCGGAACCTCGCCACGACCACCAAGTCGGCGCCGCAGATGCAGGAGATCACCTCACGGTGGCTGCTGCGGGCGCTGCCGTGGGTCCAGGTGCAGGGCGGTACGTACCGGGTGAACCGCAGGCTCAGCTACTCGGTCGGGGACGGCAGGGTCACCTTCGTCCAGACCGGTGAGCGGGTCGCGGTCATCCCCGCCGAACTCGGCGAGCTCCCCGTCCTGCGCGGCTACGAGGACGAGGAGGCCCTCACCGAGCTCGCGGCCCGCTGCCGCCAGCGGGAGTACGCGGCGGGCGAGGTCATCGCCGTCGCGGGCGAGCCCACCGACCGGGTCCACCTCCTCGCGCACGGCAGGATCGAGCAGATCGGCGAGGGGCCGTACGGCGACGAGGCCGTCCTCGGAGTCCTCGCCGACGGCGCCTACTTCGGCGACGTCGCCCTCGTCGACCCGGACGCCACCTGGGAGTGGTCCGCCCGCGCCGCCACCGCCTGTACGGTCCTCGAACTCACCCGGGACGACGTGCGGAACCTCGCGGAGCGGGCCGGCTCGCTCGCCGCCCACCTCGCGACCGTGGCCGCGCTGCCCCACCAGCGGACCAACCGGTACGGCGAGGCCGAGATCGACCTCTCCGCGGGCCACGTCGGCGAGGCCGTCGTCCCGCACACGTACGTCGACTACGACGCCTCGCCCCGCGAGTACGAGCTGAGCGTCGCCCAGACGGTGCTGAAGGTGCACAGCCGCGTCGCCGACCTCTACAACCAGCCGATGAACCAGACCGAGCAGCAGTTGCGGCTCACGGTCGAGGCGCTCCGTGAGCGCCAGGAGCACGAGCTGGTGAACAACAAGGAGTTCGGCCTCCTCACCAACTGCGACTACGCTCAGCGGCTCCAGCCCCACGACGGCGCCCCGAGCCCCGACGACATGGACGAGCTGCTCTCCCGCCGCCGGGGCTCCAAGCTCTTCCTCGCCCACCCGCGCGCCATCGCCGCCTTCGGCCGCGAGCTCAACAAGCGCGGTCTGGTGCCCGAGACGATCGACATCAACGGCAACCGCATCCCGACCTGGCGCGGGGTGCCGATCTACCCGTGCAACAAGATCCCGGTCTCGGAGGCCCGTACCACCTCGATCATCTGCATGCGCACCGGCGAGGCGGACCAGGGCGTCATCGGTCTGCACCAGACCGGCATCCCCGACGAGATCGAGCCGAGCCTCTCCGTCCGCTTCATGGGCATCGACGAGCAGGCGATCATCTCCTACCTGGTCACCGCCTACTACTCGGCGGCGATCCTCGTCCCCGACGCCCTCGGTGTCCTGGAGAACGTCGAGGTCAGCCGCTGGCGCTGA
- the snpA gene encoding snapalysin translates to MRHPKVLTSALTATLGLGLALSLGTAPATAVATAPAGNAAVAYAGSAEEAKANQAFFDAVVKSVAKKRAATPGAAAVTVVYSAANAPSFRTQIARSAQIWNSSVVNVRLVEGSNPDFAYYEGNDSRGSYASTDGHGSGYIFLDYRQNQQYNSTRVTAHETGHVLGLPDHYSGPCSELMSGGGPGTSCQNAQPNAQERSRVDQLWRYGLASAFKS, encoded by the coding sequence ATGCGTCACCCCAAGGTCCTCACCTCCGCCCTGACCGCCACCCTCGGTCTCGGCCTCGCCCTGTCCCTCGGTACGGCCCCGGCGACCGCCGTCGCGACCGCGCCGGCGGGCAACGCCGCCGTGGCGTACGCCGGTTCGGCCGAGGAGGCCAAGGCGAACCAGGCCTTCTTCGACGCCGTCGTGAAGTCGGTGGCGAAGAAGCGGGCCGCCACTCCCGGCGCGGCCGCCGTCACCGTGGTCTACAGCGCCGCCAACGCGCCGAGCTTCCGCACCCAGATCGCCCGCTCGGCCCAGATATGGAACAGCTCGGTGGTGAACGTCCGCCTCGTCGAGGGCAGCAACCCGGACTTCGCCTACTACGAGGGCAACGACTCCCGTGGCTCGTACGCGAGCACCGACGGCCACGGCAGCGGTTACATCTTCCTCGACTACCGGCAGAACCAGCAGTACAACTCCACCCGTGTGACCGCCCACGAGACCGGGCACGTCCTCGGGCTGCCGGACCACTACAGCGGTCCGTGCAGCGAGCTGATGTCGGGCGGCGGCCCGGGCACGTCCTGCCAGAACGCCCAGCCGAACGCCCAGGAGCGCTCGCGCGTCGACCAGCTGTGGCGGTACGGTCTCGCCTCCGCGTTCAAGAGCTGA
- a CDS encoding Na+/H+ antiporter, with protein MDALQLVALVAASAAIAGLARRTPVPAPLLLVAVGLAAAYVPGVPDYTLDPHIVLPLILPPLLYTAAVDSSYLDLRANIRPVALLSVGYVLFATVAVGWLAYVLVPDLPLTAALVLGAVVAPPDAVAATAIARKLGLPNRITTILQGESLVNDATAITAYKVALAAAVGEGISWAGGLGEFALAAVGGIGVGLVLMVPIHWLRRGLGDSLLQNTLSLLIPFVAYAAAEEVHASGVLAVVVVGLFLGHRNWQVDFATRLQEEAVWKMVAFVLESSVFALIGLQLPFVVRGLGQYGIGEAVWYAIGVFVAVVVVRFVWVYPATFLPRLSARIRDREPEVDWRAPLVVGWAGMRGVVSLAIAFSIPVVTDGIEFPARNLVLFLTFTTVIGTLVVQGLTLPPLIRFLKLPGKDAYAETLAEAQAQSEASRAAEERLDELLADERNALPKPLADRLRTVLERRRNAVWERLGAVNEVTGETADDTYRRLSREMIDAEREVFVQLRDARRIDDEMMRTLLRRLDLEEAAAYREESAG; from the coding sequence ATGGACGCACTGCAGCTGGTGGCACTGGTGGCGGCGAGCGCCGCGATCGCGGGCCTGGCCCGGAGGACACCCGTGCCGGCCCCCCTCCTCCTGGTGGCCGTCGGCCTCGCCGCCGCGTACGTCCCCGGCGTCCCGGACTACACCCTCGACCCGCACATCGTGCTGCCGCTGATCCTGCCCCCGCTCCTCTACACGGCCGCCGTCGACTCCTCGTACCTCGACCTGCGGGCCAACATCCGGCCCGTCGCGCTGCTCTCCGTCGGGTACGTCCTCTTCGCCACCGTGGCCGTGGGCTGGCTCGCGTACGTCCTCGTGCCCGATCTGCCGCTCACCGCCGCCCTCGTGCTTGGCGCGGTCGTCGCCCCGCCGGACGCGGTCGCCGCGACCGCCATCGCCCGCAAGCTCGGGCTGCCGAACCGGATCACCACCATCCTCCAGGGCGAGTCCCTGGTGAACGACGCCACCGCCATCACCGCGTACAAGGTCGCCCTCGCGGCGGCCGTCGGCGAGGGCATCAGCTGGGCCGGCGGCCTCGGCGAGTTCGCCCTCGCGGCCGTCGGCGGCATCGGCGTCGGCCTCGTCCTGATGGTCCCCATCCACTGGCTGCGCCGTGGCCTCGGCGACTCCCTCCTGCAGAACACCCTCTCGCTCCTCATCCCCTTCGTCGCCTACGCGGCGGCCGAGGAGGTCCACGCCTCCGGAGTCCTCGCCGTCGTCGTGGTCGGGCTCTTCCTCGGACACCGCAACTGGCAGGTCGACTTCGCGACCCGGCTCCAGGAGGAGGCCGTGTGGAAGATGGTCGCCTTCGTCCTGGAGTCCTCCGTCTTCGCCCTGATCGGCCTCCAGTTGCCGTTCGTCGTCCGGGGCCTCGGGCAGTACGGCATCGGAGAGGCGGTCTGGTACGCGATCGGGGTCTTCGTCGCGGTGGTCGTCGTCCGTTTCGTCTGGGTCTACCCCGCGACGTTCCTGCCCCGGCTGTCCGCCCGCATCCGCGACCGGGAACCCGAGGTGGACTGGCGGGCGCCGCTCGTCGTCGGCTGGGCCGGGATGCGCGGAGTGGTCTCGCTCGCCATCGCCTTCTCCATCCCCGTCGTCACCGACGGCATCGAGTTCCCGGCCCGCAACCTCGTCCTCTTCCTCACCTTCACCACCGTCATCGGCACCCTGGTGGTGCAGGGCCTCACCCTGCCGCCCCTCATCCGCTTCCTGAAGCTCCCGGGCAAGGACGCGTACGCCGAGACGCTGGCCGAGGCGCAGGCCCAGAGCGAGGCCTCGCGGGCCGCCGAGGAGCGGCTCGACGAGCTCCTCGCCGACGAGCGCAACGCACTGCCGAAGCCCCTCGCCGACCGGCTCCGCACCGTCCTGGAACGTCGCCGCAACGCCGTCTGGGAGCGGCTCGGCGCCGTCAACGAGGTCACCGGCGAGACGGCGGACGACACCTACCGGCGGCTGTCGCGGGAGATGATCGACGCCGAGCGCGAGGTCTTCGTGCAGCTGCGCGACGCACGGCGGATCGACGACGAGATGATGCGGACCCTGCTCCGGCGGCTCGACCTGGAGGAGGCCGCGGCCTACCGCGAGGAGTCCGCCGGCTGA
- a CDS encoding DUF6304 family protein: MSSESTEIWTGWYRDRSGAEAIVITADGRHVATRIRGIEYAGEGFAALSTTDGDGQPLTGCVLEWDLPLPVVTDGVTQQATLSCLLTLGERPDLSLTLHYGGAAFEACVAGGDFDGALERVRRQLPPGADFGRRLLQAA, encoded by the coding sequence ATGTCATCGGAGTCGACGGAAATCTGGACCGGCTGGTACCGGGACCGCAGCGGCGCGGAAGCGATCGTCATCACGGCCGACGGGCGGCACGTCGCCACCCGGATCAGGGGGATCGAGTACGCGGGCGAGGGCTTCGCCGCGCTCAGCACCACCGACGGGGACGGGCAGCCCCTCACCGGCTGTGTCCTGGAGTGGGACCTGCCGCTTCCCGTCGTCACGGACGGCGTCACCCAGCAGGCCACGCTGAGCTGCCTGCTGACGCTCGGTGAGCGCCCGGACCTCAGCCTCACGCTGCACTACGGCGGTGCGGCCTTCGAGGCGTGCGTCGCCGGAGGGGACTTCGACGGGGCCCTGGAACGGGTCCGGCGCCAGCTCCCGCCCGGCGCGGACTTCGGCCGCAGGCTGCTCCAGGCGGCCTGA
- a CDS encoding dihydrofolate reductase family protein → MRKLTYFIACSIDGFIGDPQGDATSMYRFVDAEFLEFLTGEYPETIAAQGREALGVTADNKRFDTVIQGRNSYQLALDMGITSPYGHLREIVATRSLTESPDGNVELITGDLVGRVRELKAEDSPRGIWLCGGSAVAGELIDEIDELIIKTYPQVYGSGMPMFGAGFEPRDFELNDLRVFGNGAFVRTYSRKR, encoded by the coding sequence TTGCGCAAGCTCACGTACTTCATCGCCTGCTCCATCGACGGCTTCATCGGTGACCCGCAGGGCGATGCCACCTCCATGTACCGGTTCGTCGACGCCGAGTTCCTGGAGTTCCTGACCGGCGAGTACCCGGAGACCATCGCGGCGCAGGGCCGCGAGGCGCTCGGGGTCACCGCCGACAACAAGCGGTTCGACACCGTCATCCAGGGCCGGAACTCGTACCAGCTCGCCCTGGACATGGGCATCACCAGCCCGTACGGGCACCTGCGGGAGATCGTCGCCACCCGCTCCCTGACGGAGTCCCCCGACGGCAACGTGGAGCTGATCACCGGCGACCTCGTCGGCCGCGTCCGCGAGCTCAAGGCCGAGGACAGCCCGCGGGGCATCTGGCTCTGCGGCGGCTCCGCCGTGGCCGGCGAGCTCATCGACGAGATCGACGAGCTGATCATCAAGACGTACCCCCAGGTGTACGGCAGCGGCATGCCGATGTTCGGCGCCGGCTTCGAGCCCCGCGACTTCGAGCTGAACGACCTGCGCGTCTTCGGCAACGGCGCGTTCGTCCGTACGTACTCCAGGAAGCGGTAG
- a CDS encoding anti-sigma regulatory factor — translation MSQIAGEPGTQDFVEVRLPAAGAYLSVLRTATAGLAARLDFTLDEIEDLRIAVDEACAILLQQAVPGSVLSCVFRLVDDSLDVTVSAPTTDGRAPERDTFAWTVLSALAGKVESSVAEDRTVSISLYKQRGAGPGPA, via the coding sequence GTGTCCCAGATCGCAGGCGAGCCCGGGACCCAGGACTTCGTGGAAGTCCGGCTGCCCGCTGCGGGTGCCTATCTGTCCGTGCTGCGTACGGCCACGGCCGGCCTCGCGGCGCGCTTGGACTTCACCCTCGACGAGATCGAGGACTTGCGGATCGCGGTCGACGAGGCCTGCGCCATCCTGCTCCAGCAGGCCGTGCCGGGGTCCGTCCTCAGCTGTGTCTTCCGGCTGGTCGACGACTCCCTCGACGTGACCGTCTCCGCCCCGACCACCGACGGCCGGGCGCCCGAGCGGGACACCTTCGCCTGGACGGTGCTGTCGGCGCTGGCCGGGAAGGTGGAGTCGTCGGTGGCCGAGGACCGGACGGTCTCGATCAGCCTGTACAAACAGCGCGGCGCGGGGCCAGGCCCGGCGTGA
- a CDS encoding 1-aminocyclopropane-1-carboxylate deaminase/D-cysteine desulfhydrase, with protein MNAFDLSRLRPRLPSPLEPVEDERFARRGLTLLLKREDLIHPDLPGNKWRKLALNLEAAEGRPVLTFGGAYSNHLRAVAAAGRLLGFATVGIVRGDELAGRPLNPSLTRCAADGMRLEFVDRATYRAKNDPATRALLLERAPAGAYVVPEGGSNALAVQGCVELGRELAGAADAVGVAVGTGGTLAGLAAGLGPGQRALGFPVLKGGFLGEEVRALQEAAFGGPRGEWTLDERFHGGGYARVSPALEAFARDFEARHGLAIERLYVAKMLYGLTALAEEGVFPAGTRLAAVITGAPDAPPSDGARPSGASPGGRARPSGASPGDRARPSSASPGDGGQPADSSR; from the coding sequence GTGAACGCGTTCGACCTCTCCCGACTGCGACCCCGGCTCCCCTCGCCCCTGGAGCCGGTGGAGGACGAGCGCTTCGCCCGGCGCGGGCTCACCCTGCTGCTCAAGCGCGAGGACCTCATCCATCCCGACCTGCCGGGCAACAAGTGGCGCAAGCTCGCGCTCAACCTGGAGGCGGCGGAGGGGCGGCCGGTGCTCACCTTCGGCGGGGCCTACTCGAACCATCTGCGGGCGGTGGCGGCGGCCGGCCGGCTCCTCGGTTTCGCCACGGTCGGGATCGTGCGCGGCGACGAGCTGGCCGGGCGGCCGCTCAACCCCTCGCTCACGCGGTGCGCGGCCGACGGGATGCGGCTGGAGTTCGTGGACCGGGCCACGTACCGCGCGAAGAACGACCCGGCCACGCGCGCGCTGCTCCTGGAACGAGCCCCGGCCGGCGCGTACGTGGTGCCGGAGGGCGGCAGCAACGCCCTGGCCGTCCAGGGGTGCGTGGAGCTCGGCCGCGAGCTCGCCGGGGCGGCGGACGCGGTGGGGGTCGCCGTGGGCACGGGAGGCACCCTCGCGGGCCTCGCGGCCGGTCTAGGGCCCGGGCAGCGGGCGCTGGGTTTCCCGGTCCTCAAGGGCGGCTTCCTCGGCGAGGAGGTACGCGCCCTCCAGGAGGCGGCGTTCGGCGGGCCGCGTGGGGAGTGGACGCTGGACGAACGGTTCCACGGCGGGGGGTACGCGCGCGTGTCACCCGCGCTGGAGGCCTTCGCACGCGACTTCGAGGCGCGGCACGGACTCGCCATCGAGCGGCTGTATGTGGCCAAAATGCTGTACGGCCTGACGGCCCTGGCGGAGGAGGGCGTGTTCCCCGCGGGCACGCGGCTCGCGGCGGTGATCACGGGCGCCCCGGACGCGCCCCCGAGCGACGGGGCACGCCCGAGCGGCGCGTCCCCGGGTGGCAGGGCACGCCCGAGCGGCGCGTCCCCGGGCGACCGGGCACGCCCAAGCAGCGCGTCCCCGGGTGACGGGGGTCAGCCGGCGGACTCCTCGCGGTAG
- a CDS encoding UBP-type zinc finger domain-containing protein has product MSECPHVAEMPRPEPAPLADTCPECLADGTHPVQLRICLSCGHVGCCDSSVGRHATGHFTTTGHPVMRTFEPGEAWRWCFVDGALV; this is encoded by the coding sequence ATGAGCGAGTGCCCGCACGTTGCCGAAATGCCGCGCCCCGAACCGGCGCCGCTGGCCGACACCTGCCCCGAGTGCCTGGCGGACGGTACGCATCCGGTCCAGCTCCGGATCTGTCTGAGCTGCGGGCACGTGGGCTGCTGCGACTCCTCGGTGGGGCGGCACGCGACGGGGCACTTCACGACGACGGGGCACCCGGTGATGCGGACCTTCGAGCCGGGCGAGGCCTGGCGCTGGTGCTTCGTGGACGGGGCGCTGGTCTAG
- a CDS encoding N-acetylmuramoyl-L-alanine amidase, with the protein MSTPMSAKRFLDALRDEGLSVVQVGEWSTHNRNHKGPWGPVHGVMIHHTVTRGTANTVRLCRDGHANLPGPLCHGVIAKDGKVHLVGFGRANHAGAGDDDVLRAVIAEKALPRDDEASTDGNRHFYGFECENLGDGEDPWPAVQLEAIAKAAAAVCRVHDWTHRSVIGHLEWQPGKVDPRGFTMASMRERVADLLR; encoded by the coding sequence ATGTCCACCCCCATGTCCGCGAAGAGGTTCCTCGACGCGCTGCGCGACGAGGGCCTCTCGGTCGTCCAGGTCGGCGAATGGTCCACCCACAACCGCAACCACAAGGGCCCCTGGGGCCCCGTGCACGGCGTGATGATCCACCACACCGTGACCCGCGGCACCGCGAACACGGTCCGGCTCTGCCGGGACGGCCACGCGAACCTGCCGGGCCCGCTCTGCCACGGCGTGATCGCGAAGGACGGCAAGGTCCACCTGGTCGGGTTCGGCCGCGCCAACCACGCGGGTGCCGGTGACGACGACGTGCTCAGGGCCGTCATCGCCGAGAAGGCGCTGCCGCGCGACGACGAGGCCAGCACCGACGGGAACCGCCACTTCTACGGCTTCGAGTGCGAGAACCTCGGCGACGGCGAGGACCCGTGGCCGGCGGTCCAGCTGGAGGCCATCGCGAAGGCGGCGGCCGCCGTGTGCCGGGTCCACGACTGGACGCACCGCTCGGTCATCGGACACCTGGAGTGGCAGCCGGGGAAGGTGGACCCGCGCGGCTTCACGATGGCCTCGATGCGCGAGCGGGTCGCCGACCTGCTGCGCTGA
- a CDS encoding family 2 encapsulin nanocompartment cargo protein polyprenyl transferase — translation MAGGDAATDGQGAVRLLDRTRTAVHPQLRSTVETLPGSIRRVAMYHFGWEHADGSPAAEQPGKAIRPALVLAAARALGAEEAPAVKAAAAVELAHNFTLLHDDIVDEDVTRRHRATAWTVFGVPDALIAGDAMSALALRMLAEDPHPASAAASARLAACIIELCAGQQADCAFEQRGPREVSLDECLAMATAKTGALLGASCAIGALYAGAGEEEVAAMDAFGREAGLAFQLIDDLIGIWGDPDRTGKPAGADLVAHKKSLPVVAALASGTAAGEELAELYARPALDAAAVRAAADAVERAGGRDWAQAQAAERMGRAVEHLARAVPDLAAAGDMLALAEFVTRRTR, via the coding sequence ATTGCCGGCGGGGATGCCGCCACCGACGGTCAGGGGGCCGTGCGGCTCCTGGACCGGACGCGGACGGCCGTCCATCCCCAACTGCGCTCGACCGTCGAGACCTTGCCCGGTTCGATACGGCGGGTCGCGATGTACCACTTCGGCTGGGAGCACGCCGACGGCAGCCCGGCCGCCGAGCAGCCGGGCAAGGCGATCCGGCCCGCCCTGGTGCTCGCGGCGGCCCGCGCGCTCGGCGCCGAGGAGGCCCCGGCCGTGAAGGCCGCGGCTGCGGTGGAGCTCGCCCACAACTTCACCCTGCTCCACGACGACATCGTCGACGAGGATGTGACCCGGCGTCACCGGGCCACCGCGTGGACCGTGTTCGGCGTCCCGGACGCGCTGATCGCCGGTGACGCGATGAGCGCGCTCGCCCTGCGGATGCTCGCCGAGGACCCGCACCCCGCCTCGGCCGCCGCCTCGGCGCGTCTGGCCGCCTGCATCATCGAGCTCTGCGCCGGGCAGCAGGCGGACTGCGCCTTCGAGCAGCGCGGACCGCGCGAGGTCTCCCTCGACGAGTGCCTGGCCATGGCCACCGCCAAGACCGGTGCGCTGCTCGGCGCCTCCTGCGCCATCGGCGCGCTGTACGCGGGCGCGGGGGAGGAGGAGGTCGCCGCGATGGACGCCTTCGGCCGGGAGGCCGGCCTCGCCTTCCAGCTGATCGACGACCTCATCGGGATCTGGGGCGACCCCGACCGTACGGGCAAGCCCGCCGGGGCCGACCTCGTCGCCCACAAGAAGTCGCTCCCGGTGGTGGCGGCGCTCGCCTCGGGGACGGCGGCGGGGGAGGAGCTGGCCGAGCTGTACGCCCGGCCGGCCCTCGACGCCGCGGCGGTGCGCGCGGCGGCGGACGCGGTCGAGCGGGCCGGCGGCCGCGACTGGGCGCAGGCCCAGGCGGCCGAGCGGATGGGCCGGGCCGTCGAGCACCTGGCGCGGGCCGTCCCGGATCTGGCGGCGGCGGGGGACATGCTGGCGCTCGCGGAGTTCGTCACCCGGCGCACGCGCTGA
- a CDS encoding TetR/AcrR family transcriptional regulator: MARNPERRTTLLDAAVQVLADEGARGLTFRAVDTRAGVPTGTSSNYFRDRDQMLSQVADRIFARLTPAPEDIDAALLPPPSRALVVELMRQVAQRLAAERSCYLGLFELRLEAVRRPELRTQLTKVLRADLDLNIRLHVGSGMPGDADTVRLLYFALTGLLFDHFTVPDLHGDRDLDELIETVVTRIVPGE, from the coding sequence ATGGCGAGAAACCCGGAGCGCCGTACGACCCTGCTCGACGCCGCCGTCCAGGTCCTGGCGGACGAAGGTGCCCGCGGGCTGACCTTCCGCGCGGTCGACACCCGCGCCGGGGTCCCCACGGGCACCTCGTCCAACTACTTCCGCGACCGCGACCAGATGCTCTCCCAGGTCGCCGACCGGATCTTCGCCCGGCTGACGCCGGCGCCCGAGGACATCGACGCGGCCCTGCTGCCGCCGCCCAGCCGGGCCCTGGTCGTCGAGCTGATGCGCCAGGTCGCCCAGCGGCTCGCCGCCGAGCGCAGCTGCTACCTCGGGCTCTTCGAGCTGCGCCTCGAAGCGGTGCGCAGGCCCGAGCTGCGGACCCAGCTCACCAAGGTGCTCCGGGCCGACCTCGACCTCAACATCCGGCTGCACGTCGGCTCCGGGATGCCCGGGGACGCCGACACGGTGCGGCTGCTCTACTTCGCCCTCACCGGGCTGCTGTTCGACCACTTCACGGTCCCGGATCTGCACGGCGACCGGGACCTCGACGAGCTGATCGAGACCGTGGTCACCCGCATCGTCCCCGGGGAGTGA